aacacgttttagtggtttatcTAGCCCAACACACTAGCTTCagtagttgaatcacctgtgctgcaGCACATCAGGCTCAGCAGAAGCTTGCtaatcacctactaattgaaatcaagtgtgctgaagcagggtgttgtagggctttattatggggttATATTTGGCCTTTtcagggctcctgggtcattGAGAGCCTCAACAAAGTTTCATGTGCTATAGAGAAACTCAAAGAACAGTTTCCTGACTTAAAAAAAGTTCTTCTATGACTCTTAACAAATGTAAAGAGCATTTCAAAACTTTAATTTTAACAACATATtccataaacacattttaaaatcactGTATTGTGTGTATTTTTATGAGCAATTTTatctttttaaagttattttaatAGATATTTATTAAAAGTACATTAACAGAAGCTGATTAAATGCCCCAGGTGGAAACCGAACAACAAATGAATAAGTTGTGTTGGGAGAAAGCAGGTGTAGTGAATATTGCCAACTCACAAACGCCTTCATACCTTTTTGTTGTACGGGTTTGTGATGACCAGGAAGGTGTCGTCTGACCCTGACAAGATGTATTCACCCGTCTCGTTCCAGGATATCGTGTTGACCTGAGGGGATGCGACACAAACACTGGATCTAGACACACAACCTCCCACCACAAAATTTAATGTAATTTCATTGGCATTAATTTAAATGAGATTCCTGGTCAAAGTCAGCAATAGAACAGCTTTTACTCTGTGGGTCGATATTGTTCTGTCTCATCCTcacaggctggctggctgctcagGGTGTAGCTTGGAAAACTGAATCAACTCAGGGAACTGCAATAGAGTTCAGATCTATCTCTCTTACTCTAATCAAATGAAAGCTTCATTTGATTCAGATGAGAAATAATGTGATTGTTTACTCATACCATTAAATTTTCACACTGATAAATCAACACCACTGGATTCTCTAATACAGTtggtacggaaagtattcagagCCCTGTCAATATTttactctttgttatattgccgccatttgctaaaatcaactacattcattttttcctcattaacgtacacacagcaccccatattgacagaaaaacacattaTTTTACAAATGTATGCAGAGTTATTAAAAAAAAGACTAATTGAACCATCACAttgtaagtattcagaccctttcgtGTGACCCTCGTATATTTAACTCAGGTGATTTCCATTTCTTATGATCATCATTGAGATGGTCCTGCACCTTCATTGGactccagctgtgtttgattctaCTGATTGGAcgtgattaggaaagccacacacctgtctatataagaccttacagctcacgatggatgtcagagcaaatgagaaccaTAAGttttgaagagctcagagacagaattgtggcaaggcacagatctggccaaggttacaaaaacatctctgctgcatTTAAGGTTCCTAaaagcacagtggcctccataatctgtaaatggaagatgtttgggacaacagaacccttcctagagaaGGCCATCTGGCCAAACTGAGCTAACAGAGGATAAGAGCCTTcgtgagagaggtaaagaagaacccaaagaccACTGtcgctgagctccagagatgcagtcacaAGATGAGAGAAAGTTATAGAAAGTCAACCATTACTGCAATCCTCCACCAGTCAgcgctttatggcagagtggcccatcaaaagcctctcctcagtgcaagacatatgaaagcctgcatggactttgctaaaagacacctgaatgaccccgagatggtgagaaataagattctctggtctgaggAGACCAAGATAGACCTTTCGGGCCTGAATTCTAAGTGgcatgtgtggagaaaaccaggcaccgctcatcacttgtccaatacagtccccacagtaaAGCATGGCTGTGGCAGTATCATGCTgtggtgtttttcagctgcaggtaCAGGATGACTGGTTGCAATTGAGGGAATGATGAATGCGGACAAGTGCAGGGATAttctggacaagaaccttctccagagtgctcaggacctcagactgggccgaaggtttaccttctaacatgacaatgaccctaaacacacagctaaaataacgaAGGAGTGTCCCAGCCAGAGCCCCGATTTAAACCCagtgagcatctctggagagacctaaaatgactgtcaccatccaacctgagagaactggagaggatctgcaaggaggaatgtcagaggatccccaaatccaggcAAGAAAcgtgttgcatctttaccaaggaGACTCGTGGCTGCATTAGCTCaaagggtgcttctactaaatactgagcaaaggatCTAAATACTTagaaccatgtgatatttcagcttttctctttttaataaatctgcataaaTTTCTAAAAGTCTTGTTTTATGTCAATATTGGGTGTTGTGtgtattaatgaggaaaaaatgaatttagttgattttagcaaatggctgcaaatcataaaaagtgaaaaattgacgggggtctgaatactttctttACCTACTGTAAGTTGCATTATTCTAATGATTGACCATGTTTGTTCAATTGCCTCACAAATGATAAAAAGTGATGAACATGGTGGCTACAGCAAACTCTACTTTTATGTAAAAAATAACATTCATTCCTCTATATTTGGATCCTACAGCACCTTAAAATCTGAGTCAGATTGTTCAACTGAGTGATGCAGACTCTAAAAATGTGATATCTCCTTTCATTTTCAGAAGAATATTTCAGAACAACCAGAGCTCTCAAAGGTAATTGACACATTTTAAGGTTAATTGGGGCTAAAATGAGCTGCTGCAAGTGACATGTTGTGTTTCACTGATCCTGAAGAAAAGCTGAAGAGAAACAATACAAATTAACTTGTTTCAGTTGGATCTGAGTCCAAGTTCTTATCATTCATGCAGATTTTCTCTATCAGTCGAGACATTATTTAGCCAGAAAATCTGTTAACAACATTTTAAAGCGGCAGTTCTGGTTAACGTCAGCCAGGATCTAAAGAGCAGCTCTCTCGAGCCTCGCTGGCGTGTCGTGTTTGTTGACGTGTTCTGGACGGACAGACACTGATAGCGTGACAAGATGTGTGACTGATCTGTCAGCTTCAGGTTTCTCAGGAGCATCGACCACCTGACCTGCAGTCAAGACTTTAGACACAAGATCTGCTAGACTTCACAAAACTCCGGAGGGGAAAACAAACTGTTGAGCTTCTCTCTACaggaaaaacactaaaataaaccaatTGTAAATGCTTacacagccatcgtgcacgttcagaGTCGATTCAAGTTTTAGCCTTTGAACAAACTCTCTTCTACCTGGAAAAAGACAAGAACACACATTAAAACATCCACTTTAGTCAAGCTACGAGTGTAGAATTATGGGATATGTTTATTATTAGTACTCAGGAAAATATTTCTACAGGAACACCAAGTGAGCCAGACCGTTTGGGCTTTTTACTGTTTTAAATTTTAGTTCAAccgaaagaaaataaaaataaaggaacTCAAACATTTTAAAAGACTTAAAAGTAGTCGATAAAAGCTTTGCATGTAAGCTAAAACATAAATTATTTCTGAGAAACACATCGATCCACAAATTAAAGCGGCAGAAAGAAAATGTTACGGCTGCAAAAAATTAGTAAAGAACAGAATAAATAATATTATAAAGGGCAGCAAAATGAGCAGCACAGGTTAGTTAGCTAGCATGAATGCAAAAAGAACACTTATTAAATATTATTAAATTCAATTTATGGAAAACTGCAGAAGACTAAATCTTTCCCAGTCTGAATGTGATTCCTTCAAATATAGAGAAAGTTGCATTTCTGCTTTGAATACATGAGCTGAGATTTTGCAGCTGCTGTTTATTAAAATGAGAGCGACAACCTGCAGCTACAGGTTTTACTGCTGCAGAGCTGTGGGAGGAAAAGAATAGCTTTATTTCAGTTCTTGCATAATCACTTTATGGTCACAATGTTTATGAAAGTGTTAATTACTAAATATGATATTATTATGATCGCTTTTGCTCCATTGTTGAAAATATCAGATTCGATTTTTGAGacctaaattaaaaaaactgttttcacTGATCTCTTTTCTCTTTCGGCTTCTCCCTTCCAGAGAGTCTCCACAGTGAATCATCCGTCTGCATTTAGTGCAAACGTCTATCTGCTGTTCATAAAAAAAGATCCGCAATTATATGTGTTAAATCCTTAAATATGTAGATTTTTACTCCTATTTCTGTCAATATTACTGGATCCTATAAACATGTGTTGGTTTAAAGAGCTCAGTTAAACCAAATCCACACTTTACAGAGTTTACAaaaatttacaaaaatattttaaaataaaagtgaAGATTTTAAGTTTTAAATATTCTCTTTTTTATAtatgtaacattaaaaaaacctttcaTAAATTATTTCCATTACAAATATTTAGAAGAAACTTTTAACTGTGCATAATGACAGATAAGATTTTGTTTCATAGCTACTTTTaaagatttttatttatctaaCGACTGAGACAACTCACAGCCAGACAtttgtaaaaacaaataaataaataaattattctgTCTAAACTTGCAACATTTTAGTCCAACTGTCAGTTCAAAGTCCTAAAGATAATAAAAAAGCTGAAATCCATTAAATGAATCCACCTTATCAAGCATTAGACAGAATCTCTGTTTCATCTCATGCTGCTGTACCCCAAATTATAACCTCTAATGGTTCTTAACACTAAATATAACTGATAAGAGCTGTGGCCCACACATCCCTGAACACAAACACAGCTCTGACTTTATCTCAGCCAGGCTAAAAACAGCTCTGACTAAACCTCTGAGGCACCAGCTCCACCTCGGTGGGCTCATATCTCCTCATTCAACCGCTGCGAGGCTTCGACTGTTGGACACAAGTCTGCCTAATCGACTACTGTCTTACAGCAGCTGTGTCCAACTGTTTACGCCGCTTCTGTTTGTTTCATCTCCATCGATCAATCATAGCTGATGCATTGACACACAGAGGAAATGATGGCAGTGAAACTTTTTAGCTTCACTGCTGTTGGCTGAAAATGTTCAGGACAAATGAATTTGTGGCAGGTTTTTAACAGGTGGAGCACAAGAGCAGTATTTCTGGTTTGATTTTGTTTGCAAAGACACTGAATAGAGTGGACAAACACTTTTAATCCAGAAGTAAAATTGATTATCAATGCTGTTTGTGCTTTTGTAACTGAATAATAGGCATGTGACCAAACAGAAACTGAGATCCTGTCTTATTCAGTTTTAAAATGTATATTAATTATGATATTTGGAATTTTGTACATTTACAATTTTCTGGAACAAAAAAGATGACCATGAAAAAGTCAAGAAAAGTTTAGAAtactgcaaaaactcacaaatttgtttttgtttgaggCTGTCTCCAACAACATAAATCAAGATTGTGTCTATTTTACCCTCCAGTTAGGTTACAATATGTTGCCAATTGATTCATTTGAAATAACAACATAAAATGTTGGGTCTTGAAAAAGTAATAATCCACCCTGACACCCCAAGTCTGGCTTTTCCACCTCTTTTAATTCAATGAAAAATAACCCAGAATAACTGGTTGTCACATTTTTTTCTGAGGGTAATAATTTTAGTGCAATTTCAACATTTTTAGTAAACTAAAATAACTTGGTAAATTATTCAAACAGTAAAATTACGTATTCCTATTTTGATTACATTAGTAGTCATTTCTGTATTACGGAGTAAATTTACAGATGATTAATCTAACAGTCCTGTAACAACACTGAAAATGCATTTGCGCAGCAGCCTCTGGCTAAATAACaaatgtgatctccagcctgacagAGTTGATAATGTGTTGCGGATTAAACATAAATCCTAATCTGAAGAGTTATTTGTAAAAAGCACAGCTTCTCTTTAATCGAGATAAACCGGGTTTACACAGGAAGAGGATCCATGCCAGAAGTAGTCTCACTTCCACTTCAGCTGCAGAGAAAAACAGCCTGCAGACGCTCCAACTTCAATTAACGTTCACATATCAGGGCTAGCATAAcaatgtgttgtttttctcttaccCAAGTAGTTGGTCCTGATGGTGTTAGGCTCAGTGTATCCAATTAGACGTTTGTTAACATCCCAAACCAGGTTTCCAGTGTAGGACATTGTAACCAAATAGCTTTATTTTGAATTGACAATAACATTTAAGCTGAGCTAACCCTCCTCTTGACGATGTTGTCTTTTATCTGCTGTGGGGTTTTTAGTCCAATTAAGTCCCTTTCTGTCGGGACGGTGCTAGCTGGTATTCAGCATTGTTGGGAAAGAAATATATGCTCCTGTCAGGTCTCCACCGTCCGAGTCCACCCCTACCCCGACTGTGTCTCCGCTCTCCAGGCTACTATCTGTCTTTCTAGCCTAGCCTGGTTTATTTCTTTCTGCTGGCAGCCGTCAGCTGTGTCGAAATAACGCGAGAAACTGCGAGGCTTGACGTTGAAGTCAGGTGCGTTTGTTTTGAAAAGCTTGGTGGAAAATGGGGCGGGGGATGAACAGAAAAGTTGGAAAGTTGGATAGCTTTTGGTgcaattaattatttttttaagtaTGTAATGTATGTATGAAGTGTAACTTTATTAACATGACAAATTCAAAACTTTTGGATGGTACCAAATATCTTAGTTATAATAATATCTAAGAAAATGTTTTTCTCCAACATAACAAATTTCTTAATTCACACATTTTTGTGTGCAGTGTATGCGCAATAAAATGTTATAAAACAAAAGTATAATTGTTTTGCAATCGATTATTAAGTTTGCCCACAGGAACCTGAAGTTTCCACCGCCTTGTTACCTACTCGATGGAACAAATAAAAACCTAACAACCCCATATAAACCAATCACATTGAGGCTCTCACTGTCAGAGCCAGTGGGAACCAAGAGATGATCATGTAACCCCGCCTCAGACGGAAGGTTGTGTCAAACGGAAAGTCACCTCGTCGTGTCAGCTAGCCGGTGTTAGTTTTTCCCGTGGAAGGTCGATAGTAGGGCAGTAGCGTCCTACTAACGCAAAACTCTCCCGTTATTTACAGACGACCAAGTAATATAGTTCTGTGGCTGCCAAAGCAAACACCATCCGAATTTACCagttagctagctagctagcttctTTAGTCGCTTCTTTCGTACCTGAATATCTCCAATCATGGCTGCGCTCAGAGCGTCCTACCGTAGGATTTTGGACAGCATCGAGCATATGCTGCCCGCCAAACTGAGACCTTTGTACAACCACCCGGCAGGTAAAGTACACTATGTACTCTTGATTTCTTTAGCCAATTTTTGGGTTATCCCGCTGTGGTGGAATTTATGTTTTGTTTGTATACAGCATCCTGCAGAGAAGATAAAAGGCAGCTGTTGTCTGGATGCCTGAACTTAAAGTCAATGTTTTCATGTCGCTCTAGCAGATCTAAGTCTGCCCCAAGCCCATCTAAGCCTCTTAGGCTGCAAAGAATTTATATATTTgaaggaattttttttttttgcgttctacTTTAAAGCCTGTTAAGTCTATTTTGTGTGGTGCTGAGACCTGCCTGTTTACAAGTTTTAGCCTCTCAACAAACTCAACTATTAATGCTAATGTTTTTTTTCCCACATGTGTAAATACTAGTGACACAAATGAGTCAGTTATCAGTGCTGACCATATCTTTACTAAGATCAGTAAAAACAGATGAGCTTATAGATCTTTATCAAAGTTATTAATGTTGGACCCTAACCAGATACATTTAGTTTTctattttatttgactttaattgAAAATAAGATTACCCTTTTAAATGCTTTAGTTTGTCTATTAAACAAATATAAATAATTTCAAAGTATCAAAAGAAGTACATAAGCAATTGTTTGATGTTTTTGGCTAATCTGAAACTGGAAAATTATTACACATTTACAACAAAACCTTTGCCTTTGTGAAAGAATTGTGAAATACCAAAGCACATTGACCTCTACACTCAGAGCATTAAAATCTTAACTTTACTCTATATTTATAAAAGTTCATATTTCCAGTCTAGTTTCTATGAATGACAATAATATAGTAGCAACATTTGCCAATAAAAGAATGACTTTTATTCTTGACAGAAACCCACAAAATATAAGAATAAGCTTCGCTTAACACTCCTTTAACCTAATATATCCAGCATGGATCCTTGCATTCATTAGAATAAGTGAGAATAAAGTAAATCCAGCAATGTGCAAaccttgttcttttttttccGAGAAGCTCATTAAGTCAAGGACGTGTTCCTGAACAGGTATGAAGGGGCGGAAACAAAAGCCAACTCCCTGGATAGCGATTTGCAGCAACGGCGTCCTACGTTTTTCTTTTTTTAGCCCAGGATAAACTGAAGAGTGTTTCCAGATATTTATACATATAGGATTCGgttgctttaaaacaaaacaaagttcagaCTCGAGTTTACCAAATCAATATATTAAGTTTATTAAAGTTATTAGGGATCAATTCATTAAAAAGTAGTGAAAAGAGGACACAAAACGTAGTTTTAAGCATTATTGAAAATGCTTTTTTTTACTATGAATTGGCATCTGaaggtttagttttgtgatcaagagctttatttgttattttagttTGTCATGATGACTTTAGTTCCTGTAGTTCTGACACTACTCCTCATGTTGATGTTTGACATACAGAGTGGAACAGTTGACATAAAAAATATTTGTATGTTTTTAGTTACACTATATTTAAATAAGATTAAAACCTAAATGAGTATCGTCACATTTCCATTACCTCAGCTGTAAAGTGAATGACTCAAATTTAAatgatacattttttaaatcttctaaatctcgtgtgtgtgtgtgtgtcttttgtaATTCCAGGTCCAAAAACAGTTTTCTTCTGGGCTCCGATGTTTAAATGGGTAAATGCACTTTCACACAGTTTAACGTGTGTACATAAACCAACACATGTTGTTTTCTAACCTTTGCGATTTTCTGACAGAATTAAAGTTTGATCTATTTAACCTCGTCATCACAGCTTTCATTTATCTTCATCTTGTTAGCATCTAATCAGTAATGCATAAAGTATAATtaggtttaaccctctcaggctcaaaacaagttttgatCAAAGGATGAacagctaagtccttcaggggtacttcagttctgagttaaaaaatgctcacgaaatacgtatgtggagtaaccaggtaggtaggttctaactgatgcaaatctgcaacgcctgcctccagagggttaatgaccAAAAGGCTAAATATTTTAGGGTTAAAATAgtaaaaattaaaacaaattaaGTACAAAAAATGCCTTAAAGACAAAAATTGCATTTTAAGCAAGGTATTATGAGTTAAATGTTTTTCTGATTAAAAACTGTCCATTTTCTTCTTTTTAGGGTCTGGTTCTTGCCGGTTTAGCTGACATGACTCGACCAGCAGACAAACTCAGTACCTCCCAGTCTGGAGTGCTGACAGCCACTGGTGAGACTGGATACTAAAGGATTATTGTAGAATTGATCAGAAATTTCAGACCAACACATCTGCATGAATTGTGCACACAACAAAAACTTCCCTCTGTTGGTTTACTGTTCTGAGCTCAGAGATCATTCCACTGATGTGTGCCAAAGGTTGCCTTTTGCATCTTTTTTGCAGTATCTGTTACTTCAAACAAATCTTATCTGTTACTCTCTTGCCAAAACATGCACCCTGTTCTAATAGATAATGAGGGATTTTCATCACTTTGCACAAACCCCCTGTCCTCCTCCTTCAGGGCTCATCTGGTCCAGATATTCTCTGGTTATAATCCCGAAGAACTGGAACCTTTTTGCTGTTAATTTCTTCGTCGGTGGCGCGGGAATTTCTCAGCTGTACAGGATCTGGAGGTGTGTTTGTGAAATTGCAGCTGCCCAGTAGCTTTCTGTTAATAAATGTTCTTGATAACACCAGATTTATAAAACAATTAGGTTAATTTTTGACAGTGTCGTGTAGCTCAAATAAATGTTTAACTCTAAAAGTCTGTGTTTAAAGCTTGTTACACTCCAAAGATTATAAGAAGTTATAAACATGGATGTGAAAATAATAAATTACTTTTTAGTAAATAAAATTATAATTCACTTAGAACATTCTGTTCTTTTTTAAGGTTTGTATTTGTTTGGAAAAAATAGGATCAGAAACTTGAGAAAAAAAGGAAGTAAAAAATAAAGGTGCTTGCTAACAAAAGAATGTCACCTGGCCtggatttaaaaaacaaaacccaAGACTACAAAAGAATCATCTCTGCACTGAAGAGGGATCATGTTTGtctgatttttatctttattttcctAACAGGCATGAGCAAGATAAGAAGGCACAGGCTAAAGAAGCTGCTCAGACCTCCTGAGGATCGTCATCCTGCTACGTTACTAATGACTCACTTGGAGACTCTcacataatcaccatcatccttcTCCATCCCACGTTGTCTCCATAACTTCCTCACCATAACCACCTTCCACCGCATCAAGCCTCATATCCCTGCAGGAAATATGCACTTTCCCCTAAGTACCACATTTCCTCAGGGCGTTAACAAAGAGAACATTTTTTCTTAAACTAATTAAGAATGGTGATCATCAACGCACAAGTTCTACTTGCTCATCAAGTTTTATGATTGTACAGCGTCTGACTTAACGTCATGATTTGTGTCTCATTAGCTAGCTGGGAAAAGTTGCTTTTTCAAACGTTGTTCTTCAGGTGTAGTAAACTACCGCAGGCAGGTGTTTCCCAGAGGATAAAAATCATAGCATCTAGATCTATGTAGGATGTGGTTTAGGAAATGAAATAATCAATTTAGTAAGAATTTCATCACATATTTTTTTTGGAGTCCAGACAACTGTACCTCAGCAGTCAAATTATCATTGATTATCATGTATCCTTCCGTTTtaatagcttttttttttaattttatctgAGAACAAATGTTTATACTTAAATTGTGAAACTGCAGCTCCCTCATTGCAGCAAGTCCGTGAGTAAACATTGGTACTTATTCTAACATATTGCTGCCCTTTAAGTTATTTTTGTGTAAAATTGACACAATAATTTTGGTATTTATGTATAATCCCCATAATTTAGCATTAATTGTTTAATTATTCAGCAGACTGTTCAAAAGTAAACGACTGAGCCTTGATCATTAACTGAACTGTGTTGGtaataaagattgtccaacacctTAACATCAGAGCTTTAACTTTTTACACATGAAAGTTTGTGAATTTAAACATTCTAAAAATGAGGTCATTTCTAAAATAAACTTTGCATCTCATACTGAACACTTAAGAGCCAACATTCCCATTTCAGACGGCTCATCTTACAGAATGAACAATACAAATGAGGTTCAACCACTTTTTATTCACAAGCATAAACAAGGAGTTGGTTTAGCGTTTTCCACCAACGCGGGGAGCGCTGACCTTCATGGGCTTGGCGATCTTGGGTTTCTGTGCAGTCTTTGCAGAGGTCTATGAGAGAGTAACACATTAATGCAGCAcaataaaataaacaatgaaagcaCTGAAGTACAATTCAACTATAGAGAACATCTAAAAGCTGAATTAAGCATCAGGGATCATAGATTTACATCCACAGAATTAAACGGCAGATCCTACCTTTGCACTTGGAGCAGCAGGCTTCTTGGCGGCCTGCTTTGCCTTTTTGGCCTCCTTTGCAGCTCTGAAAGAACAAAAGTATTAATACTGGTTAATTTGGAGGGACAACCAGTCTGGTGTGATTTTATAGATTTTAAAGTGATGCAGACAAACTTTTGGTCAAAGCCAGGAAACACTACCCATTTGCTTCTGCATTCATATATATCAggagtgtcaaactcattttagctcaggggccacattgcgcgaaatctagtcccaagtgggccgaacCGGTAAatttaaaacaacttcagattgttttaatacaatcaatataaaacaaggctggagcctgaggacagtgtatccaaaatagtacaagtacaactcctgaagtgtacttgaaaatttgaaaaaactaaaaaatcaataaataaaaaaacattccttagtgattcaaagagttacagatcacatggctagatctgtttcatgcagcactttaagtatatttgactcattttacttaacaccttttagctttcaccagcacatcaatatcagaagtcacatcctgagtggcagccaacttcaggatgtgattcaagttcttgtgtgagccttgagcgcagctttgttttatttatactcattacagagaaaacttgctcacaatgataagtttattttcactctacattgtaaagtatgaaaataaagttaacacaaCCATTTtgtgggccggatttaacccgcttgcgggccggatccggcccgcgggccgcatgtttgacgccCCTGATATATATGATAAAACACTTGCAATTATAATGGCGCAGAAGTTCAGTGTAACTGTTGTATAACAAATGTAGCATGGACAGCCATGCCAATGCTTTCTCATGGAAAGCAAAGGACCTGGTAGCATTCCTATTGAAATAACTCCACCGactgagccaatcagtgctgagcagcgtacgtcacgcacactcagtttctcataaaacaAAGATGGCTTCTGAAACGGAGTTTGCTTTGGCTTTGTtcgaaatgacttggacatgtctttaaaacctcaACATGAAGTGCTAAAAagcctttgtttaaaaaaaaagatgtttgcactgtcACTAGATGCCATCTTTGCCTACAGGTAATAAATTACAATCGTCACTCGCTTTTTTTTtggtgattggttatttttgagctggcgagTCCCACCCCTCATGGTGCTGTCTGCCTCCGAGTATCCCGACTCGTCCTCTGTAGAACAGacaagaggacgagtctggcacacCAGGCTAAAACAGACGCACACATTCATCAACCTTTCTAACTTGCTGAAtgttaactcatttactgccattgacttaagtcgtcatttgcatgtttttactgtgtgggcattggaacgagcccccgcaccatgagaacaaacagctctaaagccgatcttcgcatacgtcacatgatcaggaagcagaaaatccatgtattAGATCATTTGGGGccgctactgtaaaaaaaaagtgaggcgcgaaccggaaaagcggagGCTACATTATTAATAACATGGCTGTACAACCCACCCTTTAAAGTCATCCTATGTAGCACTTTAAATTTAAAATTCAAACACAAGCTGAAACTACTAAAAAGTATCCATAAACACAGTTTGCTTCGGTCATTATTTAAATGATCCAGCAAAAACATGTTATAGAAAATTGTCTCTTCCTTTACCTGCTCCGAATGAGAAGCTGTAGCTAAAGTAATGTAATGGCATCACTGTTCTGATAGTCAGAACTGCTTCCCTTTGAGTTGCTATCAGATAAGAATAAAGTGAGAGCATGTTTAGGACTGAAAACATTGAGGTCAAACTGAGGTTCAGTGAGAAAAAGC
This sequence is a window from Nothobranchius furzeri strain GRZ-AD chromosome 14, NfurGRZ-RIMD1, whole genome shotgun sequence. Protein-coding genes within it:
- the mpc2b gene encoding mitochondrial pyruvate carrier 2b encodes the protein MAALRASYRRILDSIEHMLPAKLRPLYNHPAGPKTVFFWAPMFKWGLVLAGLADMTRPADKLSTSQSGVLTATGLIWSRYSLVIIPKNWNLFAVNFFVGGAGISQLYRIWRHEQDKKAQAKEAAQTS